The sequence TCGGCACGGACAACTACACGCTGCCGGTGGGACTGTTCTCGCTCATCAGCGAGTACTCCATCCCGTGGGCGCGGTTCTCGGCGTTCGCGCTGACGTTCGCCGCACCCATCATGCTCGTCTATCTGTTCGCCCAGCGCTACATCGAGGGCGGCCTGTCGTTCAGCGGCATGGAAGGGTAAGCGGACGAATCCGCGGTCCACATTCGTTTTTCACGTTACGACGCCACGACACCGAGAAGCGACCGTGTCGGCTCTATCCGGGTGCTCGAAAACGGAACTCCGTCACCGGTCGCTCAGCAGGAACCGAAGCGCGTCGGGCAGTCTGTCGGCCCACGCGTCCTCGTGGTGAACCGCCTCGTCGTCGACGACGAAGCGGAGTTCGTCCTCGTCGTAGCCTTTTCTCGCGCAGCAGTTCGACCATCCGCTCGGCGTCCTCGACGTACTCTCGCGTCCGCTCGGGGTCGTCGGGTCGCTCGTCGCCACCGACGTCGAAGTACAGTTTCCCCGAAAAGTACGTCCGCGCGTCGACGTAGTCGAATATCTCGCGGTTCCACCAGAACGCGGGGCTCATCACGCCCGCGAAGCCGAACGTCTGAGCCTGCTCGAAGTAGCCGTAGAGGCTGACGAGGCCGCCGAGCGACGACCCCATCAGACCGGTGGAGTCGCGGTCGGTCCGGGTTCGGAACTCCCGGTCGATGGCGGGTTTGAGCTCCGAGACGAGAAAGTCGAGATACGCGTCGGCGTCGCCGCCGCCGAATTTCTCGTGTTCGTGCGGCGTGTACTCGTTACGCCGGTTATCAGTGCCGTGTGGAACCGCGACGACGATGACTTCGATTCCCTCCTCGCTCAGTCGCTGCATCGTCTCGTCGACGCGCCACTCGCCGTCGTTGCTCGTGCGTTCGTCGAAGAGGTTCTGCCCGTCGTGCATGTAGAGCACGGGGTAGTCGGCGTCGCTCCCGCGGTACGACGGCGGGAGGTAGGCGGAGACGCGCCGCGCCGGCAGTTTCGGCGAGTCGGGGTCGAGTTCCTCGGAGACGAGCACGTCGCCGACGACGGTGTGGTCGTCGGTCAGGTCGTACGAGTGCCACTCGGGGTCGGCGTTCATGCGCGGGGATTCGGCGGAGACTTCCTAACGAGTGTCGATGCGGCGAGAACTGTGAGCGACTCCAATGTGTCGAAACCACCGCCCGAGGGGTGTGACTCACCCGCACGCGGACCGCTCGGATTCGAAGTTCTTAAACGGCGATGACGGGAAGTACGGACAACTCGCTGGACGACGGGCCGCCAGCGGGCACCCGACCCCGCCGCACGGCGGACGGGACGAAATGTGGCTTCCGGGGCCTCGCGCCTCGAACGGCTGAATCGCAAGCGCCCGTGGTGATACACGATGGCAAAAAGCTTCTACTCACACATCCGCGAAGCCTGGCAGACCCCCGGCGACGGCAAACTCGCCGAGCTCCAGTGGCAGCGAAAACAGGAATGGCGTCGACAGGGCGCTATCGAACGAATCGAGCGACCGACGCGACTCGACAAAGCCCGCGAACTCGGCTACAAGGCCAAGCAGGGTATCGTCGTCGTGCGCGTCTCGGTCCGCAAGGGTAACGCCCGCAAGCGCCGCCACAAGGCGGGTCGCCGCTCGAAGCGCCAGGGCGTCAACCGCATCGGTCGACGCAAGAGCATCCAGCGCATCGCCGAGGAGCGCGCCTCCCGGAAGTACGTCAACCTCCGCCTGCTCAACTCCTACTGGGTCGGCGAGGACGGGTCGCAGAAGTGGTTCGAGATGATCCTCGTGGACCCGAACCACCCCGCGATTCAGAACGACGACGACCTCAACTGGATCTGCTCGGACAAGCACAAAGGCCGCGCCTTCCGCGGCCTCTCCAACGAGGGCAAGAAGAACCGCGGCCTCAACAACCGCGGCAAAGGTACCGAGCACAACCGTCCCAGCGTCACCAGCGGCAAGAGCCGCGGCAAGTAACGCTCGCCCGCTCTCCGCCGGACGCGCAACCTCTCGATTCTCCCGTTTATCGCCGGTCGGAGCGACCGCTCTCGGGCCGTCGGCCCGCGAAGCGTCGACGCTCGGCGAAAAAGAGATGCCGGTTACTCGACCGTGTCGACCGTCTCGGCGGGTTCGGCCGCGTCGCCGGTTCGCGTCTCCTCCGTCGGGTCGGCGAGCGTCGACGCCGACGGGTGGGCCCGCTTTCCGCTCCCGAGAATCGCTAGCGCCGCGCCGAGCAGCGCCGCGTTCTTCAGGAACGCGTTTCGTTCGTTCGTGCGGTCGTCGTCTTCCATGTTCCAGAAGTCGTGGATCGTCGGCGTGACGCCCGCGAGGAACGCGGCGACACCGGCCGCCGCCAGACGGGGGAACTTCCACAGTGCGATGCCGACGCCGCCGGCGACCAGTGCGCCGCTCGACGCCGGGACCAAAATATTCGCGTTCGGCACTTCTTTGGCCTCGGCGTAGGCGATGCGTCCGCTCATCTCCTGGAGGTTCTTCACGCCCATGTACGCCAGCAAGCCGCCGAACAGCGTCCGACCGAGGGCGAACACCAGTCGCCCGACCGCGCTACCGACGCTCATTCGTCGCCGCTCCTGTCGGAACCGATATCACTTTCGTTAGTAATGTACATTTCGTTCATACATACGGGCCGCGGATGAATAACCGTTGCTTCGTCGGAAGGAAAGTCGGGTACCGAAGGCGGTTCGTTCAGAGCAGAATCACCAGCAGCGACGACCCGACGAGGGCGACGTGCGAGGCGGCGTGACCGACCATCGCGGCTTCGAGGCTCTTTCGCCAGAACAGCCACCCGAACGCGACGCCGCCGACGGCGTTGAGCAGTACCGTTCGCGCGACGAGTCCGGCGCTCACCGGGATGCCGAGCGAATCGGCGGTTCCGAGAAGCGCCGGCAGGTGCCCGAGGCCGAAGGCGACGGCGGCGACGAGGATACCGGTCCAGACGACCCGCTCGGAGGGCCCGACACCGGTTCCGAGCACTCGCCACGCGAGGTAGACGAGAAGCGAGACGAACCCCCAGCGCAGCAGTAACTCCTCGACGATGCCGCCGTAGAGAAACCGGAGCGGCACCGTCGCCAGCAGCGCCCCGACGGAGGGCGTGCCGCCACCTCTCTGAAGTTGTGCGACTTCCGGGACGAACAGCGCAGCGACCGCGTCCAACCCGACGATACCGATTCCGACAGCGAGACCGACGACGACGGCAGTCGGTAGTTCGGGGCGGAGATTCGAGCGCACCGGCGTCCCGCGCGCGACGCGCTCGTCGACGTGCGAGCGAAACCCGGCGCGAGGCGCGCAGTACGTCCCGACGACGACGGCCACGAGCAGCAACAGCGTGTTCGGAATCAGCGAAGCGACGACCAGAAGCGGAAGCGGCAGGTCGACACCGGGCGGCGACGGCGTCGTGCCCAACTGGGTCGCGACAGTCACCCCGAGCGCTGCGATACCGAGGAGACCGAGCGCGAACAGTGCGAGAGCGCGGCGGAGAAACGAACC is a genomic window of Haloprofundus halophilus containing:
- a CDS encoding 50S ribosomal protein L15e, producing the protein MAKSFYSHIREAWQTPGDGKLAELQWQRKQEWRRQGAIERIERPTRLDKARELGYKAKQGIVVVRVSVRKGNARKRRHKAGRRSKRQGVNRIGRRKSIQRIAEERASRKYVNLRLLNSYWVGEDGSQKWFEMILVDPNHPAIQNDDDLNWICSDKHKGRAFRGLSNEGKKNRGLNNRGKGTEHNRPSVTSGKSRGK
- a CDS encoding CPBP family intramembrane glutamic endopeptidase, which produces MSSPPDSAPADDTSPVDSGRGSFLRRALALFALGLLGIAALGVTVATQLGTTPSPPGVDLPLPLLVVASLIPNTLLLLVAVVVGTYCAPRAGFRSHVDERVARGTPVRSNLRPELPTAVVVGLAVGIGIVGLDAVAALFVPEVAQLQRGGGTPSVGALLATVPLRFLYGGIVEELLLRWGFVSLLVYLAWRVLGTGVGPSERVVWTGILVAAVAFGLGHLPALLGTADSLGIPVSAGLVARTVLLNAVGGVAFGWLFWRKSLEAAMVGHAASHVALVGSSLLVILL
- a CDS encoding DoxX family membrane protein, producing MSVGSAVGRLVFALGRTLFGGLLAYMGVKNLQEMSGRIAYAEAKEVPNANILVPASSGALVAGGVGIALWKFPRLAAAGVAAFLAGVTPTIHDFWNMEDDDRTNERNAFLKNAALLGAALAILGSGKRAHPSASTLADPTEETRTGDAAEPAETVDTVE
- a CDS encoding alpha/beta hydrolase; amino-acid sequence: MNADPEWHSYDLTDDHTVVGDVLVSEELDPDSPKLPARRVSAYLPPSYRGSDADYPVLYMHDGQNLFDERTSNDGEWRVDETMQRLSEEGIEVIVVAVPHGTDNRRNEYTPHEHEKFGGGDADAYLDFLVSELKPAIDREFRTRTDRDSTGLMGSSLGGLVSLYGYFEQAQTFGFAGVMSPAFWWNREIFDYVDARTYFSGKLYFDVGGDERPDDPERTREYVEDAERMVELLREKRLRRGRTPLRRRRRGGSPRGRVGRQTARRASVPAERPVTEFRFRAPG